TATTGGCGATTGCAGAAATTACGGGGCCTTTTTATGACCTATTGATTTAACGTCCAATGTGTAAATGAAGGTTTAAAGAACATCCATCAAGCATATCTAAcataaaattcattttcaaataacACTGTCCTACGTAGTAAATTAAACATTTATGTTCGCGCTTTTTCACTTTAATTCCAATATTACCGGGAGGTTTGGCAATTCTCAACTTTTATCCTCGAGCCAGGACCATCATTTTCATACAAACATGATCATGCTCAATAGTGTCGCatgattttctcaaaatgaggatTAATTTCTTTTGGATAAGGTGGAATTATGGCATATTGATTACACAAAAGGTACAAGAGCCAAACACTTGTCTATACCATTTATCTAATTGCATggtaattttgggaaaaaaatttctcgtttgtgatttttttttctagttgagATTCAATTTCGTCAACAACATATTAATCCACTCGATTAATTCGGTCAACAGCAAGAACTTCCACTCTATCCTCTTCTTAAATGCCCTCGAGCTTTCGGGTGTTCGGATAACTGCTCGTGGAGACAGTCCCAAGACGGACGGGATCCACATAGGCTACTCGTCCCGCATCAAGATCGCCGACTCTGTGATCTCAATAGGGGACGATTGCGTCTCGATCGGGCCGGGGTCCAAGGACATCAAGATCGTCGGCATCTACTGCAAGCCGAGCCATGGGTTCAGGGTGGGGAGTTTCGGGAGGTACCCGAACGAGGCGGACGTGACCGGGCTCTCAGTGAGGGGTTGTACTATGGTTGGCACCCAGAATGGTGTGAGGATCAAAACGTGGGCTTCTGGCATTAAAAGCAATGCCTACAATCTCTCTTTCGATGACATTACCATAAAGGATGTGCAAAGTCGCATTATTATTGACCAAGAGTACCGTCCCGGTGGTGGTTGTTCTAAGCAGGTACACTTCTGAAGTATTGCAATTAATCTTGAATTGGGTTGATTATTGATTACATTTGTCATTTCCTATATGCctgatgatctctctctctctccctctagcTGGGGTCGAATGTTCAGATCAAGGATGTTTCGTTCACAAAGATCCTGGGCGCTTCGGCTTCGCAGGTGGCGGTCAACCTCGTATGCAACCCGAACGTTCCTTGCCAGAACATCACTCTCGAAAACATCGACTTGGTTTACACCGGCCGTGAAGGGCCTGTGAAATCGTACTATGCTCATGTGAAAGGCGACGCTCGCGGCGTTCAAGTGTCGCAGTCTTGCATTTTAGCACAGGCAATATCAGAAgctagctttttcttttttccgtcTCTTGACCGCCTCGACAAGGGAGAAAGTTCAGTGTTTAGGCAAGAACGTTGCTGGGTCGAGTTGGATTGTTTTTCACTTAGTGCGTTTGTTTTCCTTCAAATATAAATCCTTCAGTTTGCTAGGGTAAGTGACAATCAGAAACGAAAAAATATGTTCTTTGATACTATATTAAATCACAACCTTCGtctattaatttaagtttttagaacagttgacagtGGTtctacaaaatctcacatggtattagaATAAGAGATCGTAAGTTCAAACATTTACAGGCCACGCTTAGTGCTAGGCAGAAAGATccccctcaatttttttttttatctgaatcAATTCTTTTTGTCGATATCATATGATTGCAAATTAAggtgagattttcttttttggttccaaAGAAATATTCCATTCATTATTTAGAATAATGTTCGAGAGGTAGATAAAAAGCCTTCAAGTCTAGCAAATCTCAAATAACCCACCATAAACAATCGGCACAGCCAATCATTGGATTTAGTGACAAGCATTTGCAACAGTTAACGGTGCGTGTCTACGTTCAACATTCTCATTGCCATTGTTGTGCAGAGATACCAACCTCAATATGTTAAAAGAACACATATCAGATATTTGTAAGGAACTGTCAAATCTATAGACTAAGTCGGCTCCCAGCTTTAGTTTTTGAAGTCGAGAATCTACGCTATAATTTTAAAAGAGGGAAGGGTTTTTGGAGATTGAGGAGATTTTTTGCCGACAGACATCCATGGATCTTGAAGAGAGTGAGGAAAATCAATATCGACCGTCCTTCAACTCATGAAAGGACTAACCATAATCACACGATTGGAAAGTTCTTTTACTTGAGATCTTAGGACAACGTCAAGAAACATGTTAAAAACGAGCTGAACCAccttatgaatttttaaatgaaaaaattaagtCAACGTACAGTTTTCCAGTTCAACAGATCTCCATGAACAGGAGTCGGATTTTGGTATTGGTTTATCATGTAAGTattgattaattttttcaattatagcAACACCGCTTGTGATATACAAATCCAATACACCATCTTGTAAGTAGTTTTGTAAAACCAGTCTTAGGAAGTCTACCATTTTCCATTGGATGACGGTTATGCTTTGACTAATTTTCCATTATTGTAgtttttacaaaaagaaaaagtagaggataaaaaaatatatctttataCGAAAATGCCCCCGATCGTGGTACCGGCGGTGAAGATATCAGTGAGCTTAGAGCCAAAACTGGTCATTTCATGACATTGTTTGAGACAAAATTCACCATGGAGACTCTTTCGAGATTGAACAAGATATGGATATATGTGACCTTGAAATAAGTCAAAGTCCACGGGGCTCAACGATCTAAAAGAGatgccttcattttttcccttgatTTTCTTAGGAAAAATTCCTTCTTTAAGGGCGTGAAGAAACAAAATTACTAAATTCGCATACAGAACTTCGAATATACTCTCCTTGACTTGACGAGTTGACCAATTTGACCGCCCAAAAAATAGTCTCCATCAAAGTCGATTAGGCGAAGTTCTAGCATCCAGAAATATACTTCACCAAATAAAACTAACTTCCATAAAAACTCGTTGGCACCGAAAATAAAAAGCGCAAGAAATTCAATTAAGGAGCACAATCAAGGAAAGTGTTAATCCATTCCTGTATTACTCCATCTTCTTGGAGGGGCCACGAACCCTATACGTAGTCCGAGGAAAAATTACTCTATAAGCCAAGGAAAAATTCACTCTATCTAGGCTTAAACTGCGAGGCTAAGGAGAGCCCGGGGAAATGGATTGGAGCTTGTGCTTTCATAAGATCTGTTTGCTCTTGCTCCCGGTGTTGGCGTTGGTGCTCACGAATGGAGTCTTTGACGTGAGGAGCTTCGGCGCCGCCGCTGACGGGAAGACCGACGATAGCAAGGTAAAGAATTGGGAGACCGCCTCACCCAGTTCATCGATCGCCGTTATCATTTCGCAGTCTGGGTAAACGCAAGGACCAAATGGAATTGGGATGGGCGAGACTTGAAACGGCTTATTGGCCTGAAAATACGATCAGACCCGCTAGTGCAAAAGTTtacaaaaagaaagataatttttacaatttccaAAATGATGTTGTTATCATATTGATTAAAGGGCTTaacttatttgttttcttttttcccctttttctagGCATTTCTTGATGCGTGGAACCAAGCGTGTCAATACAAAGGAGGAGTTCGGAGGAGATTGTTCGTCCCGCGAGGGAAGTACATGGTTTGGCCGGTGGTGTTCAGGGGGCCATGCACTGGCCCCATCGAGCTCATGGTCAAAGGGGTGGTCAAAGCGCCCGTTGACAAGTCAACGTTCTCGTTAGACCATTGGATCACCTTCCAGTACGTCAGCGGATTGTTGATCAATGGCGGTGTTACGTTTGATGGCCAGGGGCCTTATGCTTGGCCTGAGAACGAATGTGCTTGCAAGTCTCTTCCAGTGGTAAGTCCTCTCCTACTTTGCTCAATTAGTTCGGTCAACAGCAAGAACTTCCACTTTAACATCTTCAAGTGCGACAATCTTGAGTTTTGGCGCGTCCGGATAATCACCCCCGACGAGAGCCCCAACAGGGATGGGATCCACATGGGCAACTCGTCCCGCATTAGGATTGCCGACTCTGTGATCGCGACAGGGGACGACTGCGTCTCGA
This genomic interval from Rhodamnia argentea isolate NSW1041297 chromosome 4, ASM2092103v1, whole genome shotgun sequence contains the following:
- the LOC115736105 gene encoding exopolygalacturonase-like — its product is MDWSLCFHKICLLLLPVLALVLTNGVFDVRSFGAAADGKTDDSKAFLDAWNQACQYKGGVRRRLFVPRGKYMVWPVVFRGPCTGPIELMVKGVVKAPVDKSTFSLDHWITFQYVSGLLINGGVTFDGQGPYAWPENECACKSLPVVSPLLLCSISSVNSKNFHFNIFKCDNLEFWRVRIITPDESPNRDGIHMGNSSRIRIADSVIATGDDCVSIGPGSKDVEIVGVHCGPGHGLSVGSLGTYPNEADVTGLSMRGCTMVGTQNGLRIKTWASELKSNVYNISFSDITMKNVQNPIIIDQEYCPRGGCSNQLGSHVQIKDVSFMKIRGTSASHLAVNLACSPIFPCQNINLEDVDLAYTGREGPAESHCAHVNGDAGGVQRPSSCI
- the LOC115736104 gene encoding exopolygalacturonase-like → MLGLTTIALASLFQCKNFHSILFLNALELSGVRITARGDSPKTDGIHIGYSSRIKIADSVISIGDDCVSIGPGSKDIKIVGIYCKPSHGFRVGSFGRYPNEADVTGLSVRGCTMVGTQNGVRIKTWASGIKSNAYNLSFDDITIKDVQSRIIIDQEYRPGGGCSKQLGSNVQIKDVSFTKILGASASQVAVNLVCNPNVPCQNITLENIDLVYTGREGPVKSYYAHVKGDARGVQVSQSCILAQAISEASFFFFPSLDRLDKGESSVFRQERCWVELDCFSLSAFVFLQI